In Symbiobacterium terraclitae, a single window of DNA contains:
- a CDS encoding redox-sensing transcriptional repressor Rex has translation MRRTNIPDAAIRRLPVYLRVVSELAEADVPIISSAEMAERTGLSPEQIRKDLAYFGAFGTRGVGYDTALLARRIARILGLHRGVKAALVGAGHLGHALARYSISQHKDIQITAIFDTDPEKIGTDVMGVPIQPVSELVETCRAKGVKIGIVAVPASAAQTTAELLKEGGVEAILNFAPAKLKVEDVFVQNIDLTIELQSLAYYTSASEGDPGDGQ, from the coding sequence ATGCGACGGACCAACATTCCCGATGCTGCGATCAGGCGCCTTCCGGTCTACCTCCGGGTTGTCAGCGAGCTCGCCGAGGCGGACGTCCCCATCATCTCGTCGGCCGAGATGGCCGAACGGACGGGGCTCTCGCCGGAGCAGATCCGCAAGGACCTCGCCTACTTCGGAGCCTTCGGCACCCGTGGGGTCGGCTACGACACCGCCCTGCTCGCCCGCCGCATCGCCCGTATCCTGGGCCTGCACCGCGGGGTGAAGGCGGCGCTGGTCGGTGCGGGCCACCTGGGCCACGCGCTGGCCCGGTACTCCATCTCCCAGCACAAGGACATCCAGATCACAGCGATCTTCGACACCGACCCGGAGAAGATCGGCACCGACGTGATGGGCGTGCCGATCCAGCCCGTGTCGGAACTTGTGGAGACCTGTCGCGCGAAGGGCGTGAAGATCGGCATCGTCGCCGTCCCGGCCTCGGCCGCCCAGACGACGGCCGAGCTGCTGAAGGAGGGCGGCGTCGAGGCCATCCTGAACTTCGCCCCGGCCAAGCTGAAAGTGGAGGACGTGTTCGTCCAGAACATCGATCTGACCATCGAACTGCAGAGCCTCGCCTACTACACCTCGGCCAGCGAGGGTGACCCGGGCGACGGACAGTAG
- the cdaA gene encoding diadenylate cyclase CdaA: MAAVDFNQFANYLASLGLRSPWDFLRTILDISLVAYIFYKLFSLIRGTRAVPLINGVITLVVALQVAEALRLYTIQFILENVFIAASVALPIIFQPELRRALEHLGRGRLLKASLRSDEEQEEELQRTIDQVVRAAEILGRTKTGALIVIARGTGLNEYIDSGIKLDAVVSAELLVNIFVQKTPLHDGAAIIQNNRVAAAACWLPLAESTVLSHDLGTRHRSGVGITEQTDCVVVIVSEETGIISLAVQGGLTRNLDAKALREMLVKLMDRGKRPAGVRRLFDWGSSS; encoded by the coding sequence GTGGCCGCTGTAGACTTCAACCAATTCGCCAACTACCTGGCAAGCCTCGGACTGCGCTCCCCCTGGGATTTCCTCCGTACCATCCTCGACATCTCCCTGGTCGCGTACATCTTTTACAAACTCTTCTCCCTGATCCGCGGCACCAGGGCAGTCCCGCTCATCAACGGCGTGATCACGCTGGTGGTCGCGCTCCAGGTTGCCGAGGCCCTTCGGCTTTATACCATTCAATTTATACTTGAAAACGTCTTCATCGCCGCATCCGTGGCGCTGCCGATCATCTTCCAGCCCGAACTGCGGCGCGCCCTTGAGCATCTCGGCCGGGGCCGGTTGCTCAAGGCCAGCCTGCGGTCGGACGAGGAGCAGGAGGAGGAGCTGCAGCGCACCATCGACCAGGTCGTCCGTGCGGCGGAGATCCTCGGGCGCACCAAGACAGGCGCCCTGATCGTCATTGCGCGGGGGACAGGCCTCAACGAGTACATCGATTCGGGCATCAAGCTGGACGCCGTCGTCTCCGCCGAACTGCTGGTCAACATCTTCGTCCAGAAAACCCCCCTGCACGACGGTGCGGCCATCATCCAGAACAACCGGGTGGCGGCCGCGGCGTGCTGGCTTCCCCTCGCGGAATCCACCGTGCTCTCCCACGACCTGGGCACGCGACACCGCTCCGGCGTCGGCATCACCGAGCAGACCGACTGCGTGGTGGTGATCGTCTCCGAGGAGACCGGGATCATCTCGCTGGCCGTCCAGGGCGGGCTCACCCGGAACCTCGACGCCAAGGCCCTGCGGGAGATGCTGGTCAAGCTGATGGACCGCGGCAAGAGGCCGGCCGGCGTGCGGCGGCTCTTTGACTGGGGGTCCTCATCATGA